The Pungitius pungitius chromosome 15, fPunPun2.1, whole genome shotgun sequence nucleotide sequence GAGTTTGGCGGATGGCGTCCGGGTTTAAATGTGTGGCATTATTTATTTGAAGAATCCGGACAAAGTAAACAAACTGGACTGGAAAGCGAGATAAGCGCAATTATATCATTATGGCCAAGATGAGGACAGTTTTTGGAGGCTTTTAAAGAGAGGCAGCAAATAAACAATGCATGCAGGGTTTGTCTTCAATACCTGATGGTGAAGTCATGGCGACGGGTACATTTGTGTGCCGAGACGTAACCGCTGGGGTCTGCGTTACATGATGCACGGCCTTTGTCGCAGCCTCCGAGTGGGCTGTGGCTTTCGTCGTGGTGGTAGTTTCGGTTGAGGTTGTATCGGCACTGTGAGTCCACTGTGAGACCTCATTGTGCGGATCCTCTGTCAGGTCAGGAGATGCTGAGCTTCCAGCATGACTCGGGAAGGCAGCCGGAGTGAGGACGGCAGGCGAGGCACTGACCTGACCTATGGAATAAAAGGGATCTTTGCAGTGTTTTGTCTGTATAAATGTGTCTAAAATATTTGCCAAACTGCTTGATTACTCATTGCAGCTcaacaaacccaaacccaaaGAGCAGATAGCATGTCTCATCCGATTCATTGTTTACCTCTCAACTGTCTGCCATTGACTAATGGATAAATTAGCTAATTGTATTTCGAGTGTAATTCATTTGGTGCTCCTACATTACATTTAACTTGGTAAGAAAATGAGACAATGAAGGAGAAAGAAACGCTCATCTTCTTGAACAAAATAGTCAAAATGATCTGCTTAGTTGCGGAGACATCAACAGGATCATTTGACACACTCTAATTCacgtacatttgcaaacagCCTGCAGTACTGTCTGAACTTTCCAAAAAATCAATAGACATGTCGAGAGCATCATGTGGGAATCGATAACGGTTCCAACCCGCCTCAGCAGGATGTCAAgtgaaacacactcacacacacacacacacacacacacacacacacacacacacacacacacacacacacacacacacacacacacacacacacacaggacgatAACAATGTACCTCTTGTCAGCGATGAGCCGGTAAGCACGAGCAACACGCAAAACGCCGAATTCATTTCACGCCGCTTCTCCTCCGCGGCCTTCGCCTGCGGATCGCATAAAAACCCGGAGCAACGCGAGCTGTTCGCAGCGACTCTGCTTCCTTGTTCTGGGCTTGTTTCCGTTACGTGATTTTCACCGGGCACCTCATCAGGGCTAAAAATATCCCGAGGGAGTCGGGCAGAAGAGAAGCAGGGGTGGGGCCGCATGGCAGGCTGCTTGCgggcggaggagagagagacggctcCACGCGATGCGCGTCACGCGTTACCGCTCTCCCCGCGAACGCGCGCTCCACTCCGCGGCTCTTTTTTTTACTCGCGTGTCCTGCAACTGCGCCTCATCCGACGCACACATTCCTTCCGAGATGCACCGGCTCAAAGTCGCGGTTGGTCCGCGGCTCCAATCAGACGCCGGTGCGTCAGAGGCGCGCGGTCGTCTGCGTCAGGAGCGCCCTCGCCGTCGGACGCACGCGAGTTGTCGCCGTGTTCGCGCTCGTCGTAGGCTCGCGCCGATGTTATTCGCGGAGATTACACGGTGATAGGCGTCGGTGCCGGCCGGGGGTAATGTGAGACAACAACTTTCCAGCCCCCCTCAGAGGTCAGCGTGTCGTCATGGCTGCGCGCACGGCCCACATGTGCACTGTGTGGACAGCTGAGTGACCCGCTGCGTCCTCGGCGTGAGAGCACCGTCTCCTCGTTTTAATCACCGCTTTTTGACATTCAGGCTTTAATTTCCGTGGGGTTTTCAACGGCAGCAGGGGAGGCATCTTCATGTTGCGCCAGATGGAGCCTCCAGCCAACCCGGGAGACAGCCCGGTGGAGTTGGAGCTAACGGTGCACAATGTGGAGTCGGTAAGTTTCAATAATCAGCCACTTcactgaatggttgttatttaAACTAAGTGCCTAGAGGTGGAGCTTCTGTGCTACCATTCAGATGAGGAGAGGTCATTTGCATttgtcaaaaagaaaagttgcaGCAGCATGTCGCTTATTTAAATGGATATGCATTGTATTTGATACAATAACTCaaataatgaacaaaacaatttaaaacagtCTGGTTGATTGTAGTTGACCAAAAGGAAGGTTGGACACACTGGACATTTTGTAACATGATACCAGCTATAAGCATATGCTGTCCTAATAATAACTAACACCATGTGCCTTGGATTACTCGCTATGACAACACATTGCGTACTCCATTCAAACCATTGGACATCCAGCATGCATGATCATCAATGCAGGTTGTTAGTGCAGCTCAGTGAACTGATTAACAACCTGTTGCACGAAACACTGATGCATTTATTGCCATTATTGTACCTGGAGAATGGGGATAAAGTGATGTTTGTGACTAGGATGTCTTTACCCTCAGATATTGCCATCGTTACCTGATATCACCAATTTACTTTAACTTTGTATCGGATCTTCTCTGCACCCCAAGGCTCTCTACCAGCTGTACTTTGACCCGGTCATGGAGCGTAAGAATGTGGCCCAGAAGTGGTTGACCGAGGCCCAGGCCTCCGCACAGGCATGGCAGTTCTGCTGGGCACTGCTTGGCCCCGACAAGGTGTGTGGCTTTGACGAGAAAACATGTTGAATATTTCCACAGCAGCTATTTCCTCCATTACAACGAGTCTGTCTCCCTTGCAGCTTCCGGAGGTTCAGTTTTTTGGCGCCAGCACCCTCCATACCAAGATCTCCCATCACTGGAGCGATCTCCCCTCAGACCAGCATGACAGCCTGAGGATGCAGCTCCTCTCCAACATCCTGCACTTCTCCTCGGGGCCCAAGATGGTGCTAACCAGGCTGTGTGTCGCCCTGGCCTCTATGGCTCTGAACTTAATTCCGCAGGTTTGGTCCCAACCAGTGGCGGACATGGTGAGAGCCTTCCAACCGCAGAAACCTGACTCTGAAGGCGCCCCTGAGGCCCCCCAGGACCCGCAGGCGCACTGCCTCGCACTGCTGGAGCTCCTCACCGTGCTTCCAGAGGAGTTCCACAGCGGCCGGCTGGCCCAAGCTCGCCGTGCCCAGCTGAAGGGGGCCCTGGTCGGAGAGTGGGCAGTGGTGTGTCCCTTGCTGCGTCAGCTGCTCCAAAGTCAGGACTCCTCCAACCAGGTGAAGGAGAAGGTGCTACGCTGCTTATCCAGCTGGGTGAGGCTGGATGTGCCGTTGGGGGAGAGTCATGAGCTGGTCCAGGACTGTTTCAGTGGTCTGTCCAACCCAGAGCTGTTCGACACGGCCGTGGAGACGATAGTCAACGCCATCTCGCAGCCTGACAGTCAAAGGTGAGAAACACGCCGCTTCAGAAATCCACGGAGAGGCCACAGTTAAGTATTCAGGCGTGTGACTCACAACCTGGTCGTGCAGGTACGTTGATGCCCTGGTGAACTTGATGCCTCTGGTGCTGGGCCTCCATGACCAGCTGAAGAGAGCGGCTCAGGATGGGGACATGGAAACCTCACACGGTATCTGTCGTATCGCCGTTGCTATGGGGGAAACACACTCCAGGTACGCACAACCGCACACAATTACCTGGCATCGGTAAAGGGAGTTGTTTCTTAAGTTTGTTAAATCTTTGTGTATGGCAGGGTTTTgttggagcaggtggagcattGGCAGGAGTATCTGGCTTTGGTTAACATGATTCTTTTCTGTACTGGCTTCCCGGGGCACTATCCAGTCAGTGAGACCAGCAGCTCCCTCACACTCACCTTCTGGTACACTCTACAGGTACGGCAAAATAAGACATTTATAAGATAAATGCATGTaaacaatatacatttttttcaagttAGGGCAACCCTAACCCTTTAGACAAACCTTCTTTCTAATAATTGCTTGCACGTTCAGGATGACATCTTGTCATTCGAGGAGGATAA carries:
- the LOC119209250 gene encoding mucin-7-like isoform X2, whose translation is MRPHPCFSSARLPRDIFSPDEVPGENHVTETSPEQGSRVAANSSRCSGFLCDPQAKAAEEKRREMNSAFCVLLVLTGSSLTRGQVSASPAVLTPAAFPSHAGSSASPDLTEDPHNEVSQWTHSADTTSTETTTTTKATAHSEAATKAVHHVTQTPAVTSRHTNVPVAMTSPSGSTNPPPRLSTTDATAIVTVDPFGAVSSPPAHTEQETSSTARASTVQPQSESWTTAAGRPVTSAPGRGAPGQTEVPSELNVGDEDLKGPSYRSSSPLDPLLAGLLSVFIVTTAIVFVILFLKLRQRTNHPEFHRLQDLPMDDLMEDTPLSRFTY
- the LOC119209250 gene encoding mucin-5B-like isoform X1 codes for the protein MRPHPCFSSARLPRDIFSPDEVPGENHVTETSPEQGSRVAANSSRCSGFLCDPQAKAAEEKRREMNSAFCVLLVLTGSSLTRGQVSASPAVLTPAAFPSHAGSSASPDLTEDPHNEVSQWTHSADTTSTETTTTTKATAHSEAATKAVHHVTQTPAVTSRHTNVPVAMTSPSAAADDLSSAPAAGSTNPPPRLSTTDATAIVTVDPFGAVSSPPAHTEQETSSTARASTVQPQSESWTTAAGRPVTSAPGRGAPGQTEVPSELNVGDEDLKGPSYRSSSPLDPLLAGLLSVFIVTTAIVFVILFLKLRQRTNHPEFHRLQDLPMDDLMEDTPLSRFTY